A portion of the Desulfosarcina sp. BuS5 genome contains these proteins:
- a CDS encoding class I SAM-dependent methyltransferase, with translation MKSEYDCIAKIYDTVLYLVIKPIRIAVMNVLFKYKEKSILDLCCGTGNQLKLLSRNGFKDLHCLDISNPMLEIARKNGSQIKIYTENATKTSFENESFAIVLISFALHEKNRSTQESFIKEAHRLIKKNGFILIVDYYFDNKTAKLVKIGINIIERIAGKEHYNNFKGYIRNNGLLSLINKDKFKLVKAHKRLFNGVIVSMYQKTMTNR, from the coding sequence ATGAAAAGTGAGTATGATTGCATAGCAAAGATATATGATACTGTTCTTTACTTAGTTATTAAGCCTATAAGAATTGCAGTAATGAATGTGCTTTTTAAATACAAAGAAAAATCAATTTTAGATTTATGTTGTGGCACTGGTAATCAGCTTAAATTACTATCAAGAAACGGATTTAAAGATCTTCATTGTCTCGATATATCCAACCCAATGTTAGAAATAGCAAGAAAAAATGGTTCCCAGATAAAGATTTATACTGAAAATGCAACAAAAACAAGTTTTGAAAATGAATCATTTGCCATAGTACTTATCAGTTTCGCGTTACATGAAAAAAATAGAAGTACTCAAGAAAGTTTTATAAAAGAAGCACATAGGCTTATAAAAAAAAATGGCTTTATACTTATCGTTGATTATTATTTTGATAATAAAACAGCTAAATTGGTCAAAATAGGAATAAATATAATTGAAAGGATAGCAGGAAAAGAACATTATAATAACTTTAAAGGCTACATACGGAATAATGGATTGTTAAGTTTAATAAACAAAGATAAATTTAAACTTGTTAAAGCCCATAAAAGATTATTTAATGGGGTCATCGTTTCAATGTATCAAAAGACGATGACAAATCGTTAA
- the xseB gene encoding exodeoxyribonuclease VII small subunit: MTYEQKVKKLDEILTRLDNSETPIDKLAADVKLGAKLIKDLDQKLKQVETEVRDAFKELEDESGTE, encoded by the coding sequence CTGACCTATGAACAAAAGGTGAAAAAACTGGATGAGATATTAACCCGGCTGGACAATTCCGAAACACCCATTGACAAGCTGGCAGCGGATGTCAAACTGGGTGCGAAACTCATCAAGGATCTGGATCAGAAACTGAAACAGGTTGAAACAGAAGTTCGTGATGCTTTCAAGGAGCTTGAGGATGAATCGGGAACAGAATGA